In candidate division WOR-3 bacterium, the DNA window TCCCAATATATAAAAAATTTTTTGTTATTTCAAGTGTAAATATTTTTTCATTTTTTAAAACATTACTAAAACTTACTCCTTCAATATCTGTTATAAAAAGACCCCTTTCCGTAGCGATAATTAAAGAGGGACCCTCAACTAAAATTTTGTAAATAGGAATACCTGTATAAACATTTTTTGTTTTAAATTCATTATCCTTGTAAATTACAATTTTTCCATCAGAAGCAAGAATTATAATATCCTTAAAAGAAACTCCACTATAAAAAGTCTCCACATTCAAACCAAAGTGAAATCTTGAGAATCTTTTCCATTCAGATCCTTTCCTCAAAATAATTCCCTTTCTATCATAAAACTCCCCGGTTCCAGCAAATATAATTCCATTATTTTCTAATATTTCTATAACTCTTACCTCTCTAAAGCTCGTTCCAGCAACCAGTTTAGAAACATTTCTCCAGAAATCTTTATCATAAACATAAACCCCTTCTCCTTTTGTGCATGCATAATAATACTCATTATCCTCACATATAATTTCAAAATTAACTTTTTCTCCATCTTCAGTAAAAATATAAAAAGGAGCAAGAAATGAAATTTCATTTGAATTAAAATTCTTTACACTTCTTAATCCCCACCAGAAAATTGAATTTTCATCTTTATCTGTTTCTATCATTGAATATTTATCAAATCTTTTGATAGTATTATTGAATTCTATTTTTATAGTTGATGGTGTTAGAGAAAAAGAGGTTGCATTGGGGAAAAAACCCTTTTTTATGTAATATTGAGGCGATCCATTATAAAAAGAAATAAATTCTCCATCATTAAAAAGAACATAGATTTCTCCTGTAAAAGGATCTGGGAATACAAAACGAGGGGATTTTTCAAGAATTATTCCCTTTTTAAACTTAAAGCTATATTTATCAAAAATTCCTATCCCCTCTTTGGAAGTTACATATATAAACCTGTCATCACTTGCAACAAAAATTGGGTTTAAAAGGGAAGGAATTTCATTTATTTTATAAAGTAAGTAAAATAATAAAATTATCAAATAAGTGGCAATATTTTTCTTGTTAAACCTATTTTTTCTTCATCAAATTTGAAATTAAAGGCAGAAGGAATTTCTTCCAGTATATCACCAGCTAAAAGAGAATAAATGCCTTTTTTTAAGGCAGCAATATCACCTGCAAGGGAATGTAAAAATACACCCAATCTTGCAGCTCTTTCTGGAGGCAAACCTTGTGCCCATAATCCAGCTATTAAACCTGTCAAAACATCACCTGAACCACCTGTTGCCATTCCAGGATTTCCAAGTGGACAGATAAAGGTTCCGTAAGTTGAAGAAATTATAGTGGGAGCCCCTTTCAAAACCACAACTATATCATATAGAATTGAAACATTTTCAGCCACCTCTATTCTTTTTTTATCCACTTCCTCTGAACTTTTATTTCCAATAAATAAACTCATTTCTCCTGGATGTGGAGTTATGATTGTTGCTTCTTTTCTTTCCTTTAAAATTTCCTTATTATCTTTTAATAAAACAATACCATCTGCATCAATTAAAACTTTTTTATCTTTTATTTTTTCAAGGAATTCAATTACAAAATTTTTCGTATCTTCACTTCTTAAAATTCCTGGACCAAAGGCAACAACATCAATTTTTTCAAGATAATCAAGAATTGGATTTAAAGACTTTGTAAAAAGTCTTCCATTTTTTGATGGTAAAGGAATTTTAACTGCTTCAATTAAATTTGACTCAATTGAAGGATATATATCTTCAGGAAAAGCAGTGAAAACAAGACCCGCACCCGCATAATAAGCTGCTTTTGAAGCAAGATAAACTGCTCCCCCATACCCTTTAGAACCACCTAAAATTAAAACTCTTCCGCATTTACCCTTATGAACATTTTTTTCTCTCTTAGGGAGAAAAGGATAAACATCTTCAGGATATATAACCCTTCTTCTTATTTCTTCAGAGAAAAATTTTGGAATACCTATATCTGCAAGATAAAGCATTCCTGTTTTTTCTCTACCAGGATAAAGAAAATGACCAAGTTTTGGAAAAGCAAAGGTAACTGTAAAATCAGCTTCTGGAACTACATGCTCTGCATCACCTGTTTCACCATCCACACCTGATGGTATATCAACTGACACAAATTTTCCTCTTCTTTCTTTTAAAAGTCCAAAAAGCAATTTAATCTCTTTGGGCAATTCTCCTTTAAAACCTGTACCAAATAAGGCATCTACCACAACATCCGCTGATAAAAGATCAAATTTGAGTTCAGGGTCATTCAGATTTATAACTTTAATCCTTGCTTTTAGGAGTTCAAGAAGACGAAAATGGTATAAAGAATCTCCTTTTAATTCCTCTGGCTTACCTAAAAGATAAATACTTACATCTTTTCCTCTGTTCAAAAAATACCTCGCAATTACAAAACCATCGCCCCCATTATTACCCTTACCACATAGAACAGTAATTTTGTCACAACTTGGAATTTTATTTATTATCAAATCAAAAACAGATCTTCCAGCATTCTCCATTAAAATTTTACCCTCCAGCCCAAATTCTTCTATAGTTCTATTATCAATTTTTTTCATTTCTTCAGGTGATACCACAAACATGGTTGCCTCCTTTATAAAAATTTATAAAAATTTAAATGGGTTTTTGCAAGGGGTTTGCCATCCAGATTTCCTTACATCTAACACATAATATAAATTTCTTTTTTTCATAAATACTCTCTAAAAGTTCATCTTCAGTGTATGGTTCAGTATCCTTTAAAA includes these proteins:
- a CDS encoding NAD(P)H-hydrate dehydratase; this translates as MFVVSPEEMKKIDNRTIEEFGLEGKILMENAGRSVFDLIINKIPSCDKITVLCGKGNNGGDGFVIARYFLNRGKDVSIYLLGKPEELKGDSLYHFRLLELLKARIKVINLNDPELKFDLLSADVVVDALFGTGFKGELPKEIKLLFGLLKERRGKFVSVDIPSGVDGETGDAEHVVPEADFTVTFAFPKLGHFLYPGREKTGMLYLADIGIPKFFSEEIRRRVIYPEDVYPFLPKREKNVHKGKCGRVLILGGSKGYGGAVYLASKAAYYAGAGLVFTAFPEDIYPSIESNLIEAVKIPLPSKNGRLFTKSLNPILDYLEKIDVVAFGPGILRSEDTKNFVIEFLEKIKDKKVLIDADGIVLLKDNKEILKERKEATIITPHPGEMSLFIGNKSSEEVDKKRIEVAENVSILYDIVVVLKGAPTIISSTYGTFICPLGNPGMATGGSGDVLTGLIAGLWAQGLPPERAARLGVFLHSLAGDIAALKKGIYSLLAGDILEEIPSAFNFKFDEEKIGLTRKILPLI